A genome region from Halocatena salina includes the following:
- the fdhF gene encoding formate dehydrogenase subunit alpha, with product MSNETRETEQQGVAGFMARAKERAGERVKKGANERIVRPFEHEFSGFMGNAISEGRLFSLADAVSDYQLNDIDVTDTTCEYCAVGCRFDVLSKDGTVLGTRPNPEKAPINGISTCVKGKFSHSYVTDEDRLTQPLVKDDGEFREASWDEALNRVVDDLDGIREEYGPDALGLVASSKATNEANYVMQRFAREVIGTNNIDNCNRLCHAATVSGLSSTVGFGAASVGIEALEETDCYLITGSNTTEAHPVIATKIKQNVKDDDADLLVFDPREIQMAEYADQYSRIEPGYDNTWINGLIRHIITNDLHDEAFIDERTTGFDQVAETVEKFTPEFVEEKVGVPPEELKNAAETIATADSCVFCWTLGLAEHSHGTENIYAMANLALITGHIGTPTSGLSPFRGQNNVQGGGGDMGPIPNNFPGYQPVTDEENRKKFADAYNMDVEEMPDKEGFRITDMFLAAEQDDLKGMFIQGENPLISEPNIGHAREVLETLDFLAVQDIFLTDTAEYADVVLPATSSLESNGTYTASTRHVQLVKRAIDPIGNVKPDWKITQALAKRFGYDWEFSHASDIMEEINDLTPIYAGITHERLEDLGEEGGLQWPVWDEDHPGTPYTYADQFQTSDGLAHMHPADTVEPSETPDDDYPLVMTSGRVLYQYHTGTMTFREPGDVSYSNRSFVEIHPETAEEYGVSNGDTLDITSRHGETQAMAEITSRPSPGEIFIPMHYLDGGANNLTKEKPLDGPSRSPEYKVTDVQISVAGSDTDTPASAVPGSEEERSTAADD from the coding sequence CGAACAGCAGGGCGTCGCGGGCTTTATGGCTCGTGCGAAAGAAAGAGCCGGTGAACGGGTGAAAAAGGGCGCAAACGAGCGGATAGTTCGCCCGTTCGAACACGAGTTCTCCGGATTCATGGGGAATGCCATCTCAGAGGGTCGACTGTTCTCCCTTGCGGACGCGGTGAGCGATTACCAACTCAACGATATCGATGTCACCGACACGACCTGCGAGTACTGCGCGGTCGGCTGTCGGTTCGATGTCCTCTCGAAGGATGGTACGGTTCTCGGTACGCGCCCGAATCCCGAAAAAGCACCAATTAACGGCATCTCAACCTGTGTAAAAGGGAAATTTTCACATTCGTACGTCACCGACGAAGATCGACTGACTCAACCGCTCGTGAAAGACGACGGCGAGTTCCGTGAAGCGTCGTGGGACGAAGCGCTCAACCGCGTCGTGGACGATCTCGATGGTATCAGAGAGGAGTACGGACCGGACGCACTCGGACTGGTCGCATCATCGAAGGCCACCAACGAAGCCAACTACGTGATGCAGCGGTTCGCCCGGGAAGTGATCGGGACGAACAACATCGACAACTGCAATCGTTTGTGTCACGCAGCGACGGTCTCAGGACTCTCCAGCACCGTCGGATTCGGTGCTGCCTCGGTTGGGATCGAGGCGCTCGAAGAGACCGACTGTTATCTGATCACCGGCTCGAACACGACCGAGGCCCATCCGGTCATCGCGACAAAGATCAAACAGAACGTCAAAGACGACGACGCTGATCTCCTCGTCTTCGATCCGCGGGAGATTCAGATGGCCGAGTACGCGGACCAGTACTCTCGCATCGAACCCGGCTACGACAACACGTGGATCAACGGGTTGATCAGACACATCATCACCAACGATCTGCACGACGAGGCGTTCATCGACGAGCGAACCACCGGCTTCGACCAAGTGGCAGAGACTGTCGAGAAATTCACACCGGAGTTCGTCGAGGAGAAAGTGGGAGTCCCCCCCGAGGAGTTAAAAAACGCGGCCGAAACGATCGCTACGGCCGACTCGTGTGTGTTTTGCTGGACGCTCGGACTGGCCGAACACTCCCATGGAACGGAAAACATCTACGCGATGGCGAACCTCGCGCTGATCACCGGTCACATCGGCACTCCGACATCCGGTCTGTCACCGTTTCGAGGACAGAACAACGTGCAAGGCGGCGGGGGGGATATGGGGCCGATCCCAAACAACTTCCCCGGCTATCAACCCGTCACCGATGAGGAGAACCGGAAAAAATTCGCTGACGCGTACAATATGGATGTCGAGGAAATGCCTGATAAAGAAGGTTTCAGGATTACAGACATGTTCCTCGCAGCCGAACAGGACGATCTCAAGGGGATGTTCATTCAGGGCGAGAATCCCCTGATCTCCGAACCAAACATCGGCCACGCGCGTGAGGTGCTCGAAACACTCGATTTCCTCGCGGTACAGGACATCTTCCTGACCGACACCGCCGAGTACGCCGACGTGGTGTTGCCCGCGACATCTTCACTGGAGTCGAACGGGACGTATACGGCCTCAACTCGTCACGTACAGCTGGTCAAACGAGCAATCGATCCGATCGGGAACGTTAAGCCAGATTGGAAAATAACTCAAGCACTCGCAAAGCGATTCGGATACGACTGGGAGTTTTCACACGCGAGCGACATCATGGAGGAGATCAACGATCTCACCCCGATTTATGCCGGGATCACCCACGAACGTCTTGAAGATCTCGGTGAAGAGGGCGGGCTTCAGTGGCCAGTGTGGGACGAGGACCATCCCGGTACACCCTACACGTACGCAGATCAGTTTCAGACCTCGGACGGACTTGCACACATGCATCCCGCAGACACCGTCGAACCGTCCGAAACGCCGGACGACGACTATCCGCTGGTGATGACTTCTGGACGCGTACTGTATCAGTATCACACCGGTACGATGACGTTTCGGGAACCCGGAGACGTGTCCTACAGCAACAGGAGTTTCGTGGAGATTCATCCGGAGACCGCAGAAGAGTACGGTGTTTCGAACGGTGATACGCTCGACATCACGTCGCGTCACGGAGAAACACAGGCGATGGCCGAGATCACATCCCGACCGAGTCCGGGGGAAATCTTCATTCCGATGCACTATCTCGACGGTGGGGCGAACAACCTGACAAAAGAAAAGCCGCTCGATGGACCCAGTCGATCCCCCGAGTACAAAGTGACAGACGTGCAGATCTCGGTAGCTGGATCGGATACCGATACACCTGCTTCGGCCGTTCCCGGTTCCGAAGAAGAGCGATCGACCGCAGCGGACGATTGA
- a CDS encoding metal-dependent hydrolase, whose amino-acid sequence MEIGRLLFLTQALATHAIVGYALVRGFTGIDPRIGALMGIAPDVDFCFPSEWGWPFVHRGITHTPLFALAVVLSVYAVRQERALERAVGLAIGSHLAIDSLSPKGIDWLFPFQTAISPELPVHGPIATVLLWTVSIGIILFQEDLP is encoded by the coding sequence ATGGAGATCGGACGACTATTGTTTCTCACTCAAGCGTTGGCTACTCACGCCATCGTCGGCTACGCTCTCGTTCGAGGGTTCACAGGGATCGATCCTCGGATCGGGGCGCTCATGGGCATCGCTCCGGACGTGGATTTCTGTTTTCCCTCGGAGTGGGGCTGGCCGTTCGTACACCGTGGAATCACCCATACACCCCTGTTCGCGCTGGCGGTCGTCCTCAGCGTCTACGCCGTCCGTCAAGAGCGTGCACTCGAACGTGCCGTGGGGCTAGCGATCGGTTCCCATCTCGCTATCGATTCGCTATCACCGAAGGGAATCGACTGGTTGTTTCCGTTCCAGACTGCTATAAGCCCTGAACTTCCCGTTCACGGACCGATTGCGACAGTCTTGCTCTGGACAGTGTCGATCGGTATCATCCTGTTTCAGGAGGACCTCCCGTGA